From the genome of Odocoileus virginianus isolate 20LAN1187 ecotype Illinois chromosome 16, Ovbor_1.2, whole genome shotgun sequence, one region includes:
- the XRCC3 gene encoding DNA repair protein XRCC3 isoform X2: MQKAKSTLCRPVSVGSPGPQAFLLLAAGPGLSRVATAWHGHPARHTAPGRWPGRAAGQIPTETHSGAYARECSVGPTRATPEPAPQRGSVTPLHSSPGPLEGAAGTSEPVSQGSRPSLVVPAEEMDLDRLDLHPRIIAAVKKAKLRSVKEVLHLSGPDLQRLTRLSSPDVRLLLRAAASLLQGHGVCTALHLLRQEGLFPEQHQRLSLGCPVLDALLRGGLPLDGVTELAGRSSAGKTQLALQLCLAVQLPQRHGGLGAGAVYVCTEDAFPSRRLQQLIAQQQRLRADVPADVISKIKFGHQIFIEHAADVASPVYRPQRHPPSAERGRCPVGVQRASRLPLEEGRAPLSQPRGPSWTDRSDCWPLAGCQDNATCGSHARGGGGGRWGRLWLNKGAGGSEGSRAAESRAARPDLGPSPLTGYYRKNLK, translated from the exons ATGCAGAAGGCCAAATCCACACTGTGCCGCCCCGTCAGCGTCGGGAGCCCTGGGCCACAGGCTTTCCTGCTGCTGGCCGCCGGGCCCGGCCTCAGCCGAGTGGCCACGGCCTGGCATGGCCACCCCGCCCGCCACACTGCCCCGGGCCGGTGGCCAGGGCGAGCTGCAGGCCAG ATCCCCACGGAGACGCACTCAGGAGCGTACGCCAGAGAGTGCAGCGTGGGCCCCACTCGGGCGACCCCGGAACCTGCGCCCCAGAGAG GCTCGGTCACTCCGCTGCACTCATCTCCCGGGCCGCTCGAGGGGGCGGCTGGCACGTCGGAACCCGTGTCCCAGGGCAGTCGTCCATCTCTGGTTGTCCCCGCTGAAGAAATGGATTTGGATCGGCTCGACCTGCATCCCAGAATCATCGCTGCAGTTAAGAAAG CCAAACTGAGGTCAGTGAAGGAGGTCCTGCATCTTTCTGGACCAGATCTGCAGAGACTGACCCGCCTTTCCAGCCCTGATGTGCGGCTCCTGCTGAGGGCAGCCGCCTCACTCCTGCAGGGACATGGCGTTTGCACAG CGCTGCACCTGCTCCGGCAAGAGGGGCTGTTCCCGGAGCAGCACCAGCGCCTGAGCCTGGGCTGCCCCGTGCTGGATGCGCTGCTCCGCGGCGGGCTGCCCCTGGACGGCGTCACCGAACTGGCTGGACGCAGCTCGGCCGGGAAGACCCAGCTGGCGCTTCAGCTCTGCCTGGCCGTGCAGCTGCCGCAGCGCCACGGAGGCCTGGGGGCTG GGGCCGTGTACGTGTGCACAGAGGACGCCTTCCCCAGCCGCCGTCTGCAGCAGCTCATCGCCCAGCAGCAGCGCCTGCGGGCAGACGTCCCAGCGGACGTGATCTCGAAGATCAAGTTCGGCCACCAGATCTTCATCGAGCACGCGGCTGATGTG gccagCCCCGTTTACCGGCCACAGAGACACCCACCGTCCGCAGAACGGGGCCGCTGCCCGGTGGGCGTCCAGCGCGCTTCCCGTCTgcctctggaggaggggagggccccCTTGTCACAGCCCCGGGGCCCCAGCTGGACCGACCGCTCAGACTGCTGGCCGCTGGCGGGCTGCCAGGACAACGCCACGTGTGGAAGCCATGCCCGCGGAGGGGGAGGTGGCCGCTGGGGTCGTCTGTGGCTGAATAAGGGGGCGGGGGGCTCAGAAGGGAGCCGGGCTGCGGAGAGCAGAGCAGCGCGCCCCGACCTGGGCCCTTCCCCGCTTACGGGTTACTATAGAAAGAATTTAAAGTAA
- the XRCC3 gene encoding DNA repair protein XRCC3 isoform X1 has protein sequence MQKAKSTLCRPVSVGSPGPQAFLLLAAGPGLSRVATAWHGHPARHTAPGRWPGRAAGQIPTETHSGAYARECSVGPTRATPEPAPQRGSVTPLHSSPGPLEGAAGTSEPVSQGSRPSLVVPAEEMDLDRLDLHPRIIAAVKKAKLRSVKEVLHLSGPDLQRLTRLSSPDVRLLLRAAASLLQGHGVCTALHLLRQEGLFPEQHQRLSLGCPVLDALLRGGLPLDGVTELAGRSSAGKTQLALQLCLAVQLPQRHGGLGAGAVYVCTEDAFPSRRLQQLIAQQQRLRADVPADVISKIKFGHQIFIEHAADVDTLLHCVSEKVSVLLARGMARLVVVDSVAAPFRCEFDGAALALRAQRLLALGAELRRLSCAFRSPVLCVNQVTEAVEEQDSVAGLPGMSPALGITWANQLLVRLLADRQRPEEAALGPPGRTLRVVFAPHLPPSSCSYAITAEGVRGTPGTLCG, from the exons ATGCAGAAGGCCAAATCCACACTGTGCCGCCCCGTCAGCGTCGGGAGCCCTGGGCCACAGGCTTTCCTGCTGCTGGCCGCCGGGCCCGGCCTCAGCCGAGTGGCCACGGCCTGGCATGGCCACCCCGCCCGCCACACTGCCCCGGGCCGGTGGCCAGGGCGAGCTGCAGGCCAG ATCCCCACGGAGACGCACTCAGGAGCGTACGCCAGAGAGTGCAGCGTGGGCCCCACTCGGGCGACCCCGGAACCTGCGCCCCAGAGAG GCTCGGTCACTCCGCTGCACTCATCTCCCGGGCCGCTCGAGGGGGCGGCTGGCACGTCGGAACCCGTGTCCCAGGGCAGTCGTCCATCTCTGGTTGTCCCCGCTGAAGAAATGGATTTGGATCGGCTCGACCTGCATCCCAGAATCATCGCTGCAGTTAAGAAAG CCAAACTGAGGTCAGTGAAGGAGGTCCTGCATCTTTCTGGACCAGATCTGCAGAGACTGACCCGCCTTTCCAGCCCTGATGTGCGGCTCCTGCTGAGGGCAGCCGCCTCACTCCTGCAGGGACATGGCGTTTGCACAG CGCTGCACCTGCTCCGGCAAGAGGGGCTGTTCCCGGAGCAGCACCAGCGCCTGAGCCTGGGCTGCCCCGTGCTGGATGCGCTGCTCCGCGGCGGGCTGCCCCTGGACGGCGTCACCGAACTGGCTGGACGCAGCTCGGCCGGGAAGACCCAGCTGGCGCTTCAGCTCTGCCTGGCCGTGCAGCTGCCGCAGCGCCACGGAGGCCTGGGGGCTG GGGCCGTGTACGTGTGCACAGAGGACGCCTTCCCCAGCCGCCGTCTGCAGCAGCTCATCGCCCAGCAGCAGCGCCTGCGGGCAGACGTCCCAGCGGACGTGATCTCGAAGATCAAGTTCGGCCACCAGATCTTCATCGAGCACGCGGCTGATGTG GACACCCTGCTGCACTGCGTGAGTGAGAAGGTGTCAGTGCTGCTGGCGCGGGGCATGGCCCGGCTGGTGGTCGTCGACTCCGTGGCAGCCCCCTTCCGCTGCGAGTTCGACGGAGCGGCCCTGGCCCTCAGGGCCCAGCGTCTACTGGCGCTGGGAGCCGAGCTGCGGCGGCTGAGCTGCGCCTTCCGGAGCCCCGTGCTGTGTGTCAACCAG GTGACAGAGGCCGTGGAGGAGCAGGACTCAGTGGCCGGGCTGCCAGG GATGTCCCCAGCCCTGGGAATAACCTGGGCCAACCAGCTGCTCGTGAGGCTGCTGGCCGACCGGCAGCGCCCCGAGGAGGCTGCGCTCGGCCCGCCTGGCCGCACCCTCAGGGTGGTGTTTGCCCCCCACCTGCCGCCCTCATCCTGCTCCTACGCCATCACCGCCGAGGGCGTGCGGGGGACGCCTGGGACTTTGTGCGGCTGA
- the ZFYVE21 gene encoding zinc finger FYVE domain-containing protein 21 isoform X3, with the protein MQCDTKFDFLTRKHHCRRCGKCFCDKCCGQKVALRRMCFVDPVRQCAGCAPVSRREADFYDRQLKLLLSGATFLVTFGNSEKPDTMVCRLSSNQRFLLLDGDGDDHREIEVARIAAVQMLTEGLPPGDTLPHTSLPASRPIAEGGNARATGMTLQYTAPGAEGLAQLTLMASEDADGSRRQATAWLAAMHKAAKLLHESRDQ; encoded by the exons ATGCAGTGTGACACCAAGTTTGACTTTCTCACCAGGAAG CACCACTGCCGCCGCTGCGGGAAGTGCTTCTGCGACAAGTGCTGCGGCCAGAAGGTGGCGCTGCGGCGCATGTGCTTCGTGGACCCCGTGCGGCAGTGCGCCGGGTGCGCGCCGGTGTCGCGGCGCGAGGCCGACTTCTACGACCGGCAGCTCAAGCTGCTGCTGAGCG GAGCCACCTTCCTCGTGACTTTCGGGAACTCCGAGAAGCCGGACACGATGGTCTGCCGTCTTTCCAGCAACCAGAG GTTCCTGCTTCTGGACGGGGACGGGGACGATCACCGCGAGATAGAGGTGGCGCGCATCGCCGCCGTGCAGATGCTCACGGAGGGCCTCCCTCCCGGAG ACACTCTCCCTCACACCAGCCTCCCCGCCAGCCGGCCCATCGCTGAAG GAGGCAACGCGAGGGCCACAGGCATGACCCTGCAGTACACGGCTCCGGGGGCGGAGGGGCTGGCGCAGCTGACGCTGATGGCCAGCGAGGACGCCGACGGCAGCAGGAGGCAGGCGACGGCATGGCTGGCAGCCATGCACAAG GCGGCCAAGCTCCTCCACGAGTCTCGGGACCAGTAA
- the ZFYVE21 gene encoding zinc finger FYVE domain-containing protein 21 isoform X1, which produces MSSEVAARRDAKKLVRSPSGLRMVPEHRAYGSPFGLEEPPWVPDKECPRCMQCDTKFDFLTRKHHCRRCGKCFCDKCCGQKVALRRMCFVDPVRQCAGCAPVSRREADFYDRQLKLLLSGATFLVTFGNSEKPDTMVCRLSSNQRFLLLDGDGDDHREIEVARIAAVQMLTEGLPPGDTLPHTSLPASRPIAEGGNARATGMTLQYTAPGAEGLAQLTLMASEDADGSRRQATAWLAAMHKAAKLLHESRDQ; this is translated from the exons ATGTCCTCCGAGGTGGCCGCGCGCCGCGACGCCAAGAAGCTGGTGCGCTCCCCCAGCGGCCTGCGCATGGTGCCTGAGCACCGCGCCTACGGCAGCCCCTTCGGCTTGGAGGAGCCGCCGTGGGTCCCGGACAAGGAG TGCCCGAGGTGCATGCAGTGTGACACCAAGTTTGACTTTCTCACCAGGAAG CACCACTGCCGCCGCTGCGGGAAGTGCTTCTGCGACAAGTGCTGCGGCCAGAAGGTGGCGCTGCGGCGCATGTGCTTCGTGGACCCCGTGCGGCAGTGCGCCGGGTGCGCGCCGGTGTCGCGGCGCGAGGCCGACTTCTACGACCGGCAGCTCAAGCTGCTGCTGAGCG GAGCCACCTTCCTCGTGACTTTCGGGAACTCCGAGAAGCCGGACACGATGGTCTGCCGTCTTTCCAGCAACCAGAG GTTCCTGCTTCTGGACGGGGACGGGGACGATCACCGCGAGATAGAGGTGGCGCGCATCGCCGCCGTGCAGATGCTCACGGAGGGCCTCCCTCCCGGAG ACACTCTCCCTCACACCAGCCTCCCCGCCAGCCGGCCCATCGCTGAAG GAGGCAACGCGAGGGCCACAGGCATGACCCTGCAGTACACGGCTCCGGGGGCGGAGGGGCTGGCGCAGCTGACGCTGATGGCCAGCGAGGACGCCGACGGCAGCAGGAGGCAGGCGACGGCATGGCTGGCAGCCATGCACAAG GCGGCCAAGCTCCTCCACGAGTCTCGGGACCAGTAA
- the XRCC3 gene encoding DNA repair protein XRCC3 isoform X3, with product MDLDRLDLHPRIIAAVKKAKLRSVKEVLHLSGPDLQRLTRLSSPDVRLLLRAAASLLQGHGVCTALHLLRQEGLFPEQHQRLSLGCPVLDALLRGGLPLDGVTELAGRSSAGKTQLALQLCLAVQLPQRHGGLGAGAVYVCTEDAFPSRRLQQLIAQQQRLRADVPADVISKIKFGHQIFIEHAADVDTLLHCVSEKVSVLLARGMARLVVVDSVAAPFRCEFDGAALALRAQRLLALGAELRRLSCAFRSPVLCVNQVTEAVEEQDSVAGLPGMSPALGITWANQLLVRLLADRQRPEEAALGPPGRTLRVVFAPHLPPSSCSYAITAEGVRGTPGTLCG from the exons ATGGATTTGGATCGGCTCGACCTGCATCCCAGAATCATCGCTGCAGTTAAGAAAG CCAAACTGAGGTCAGTGAAGGAGGTCCTGCATCTTTCTGGACCAGATCTGCAGAGACTGACCCGCCTTTCCAGCCCTGATGTGCGGCTCCTGCTGAGGGCAGCCGCCTCACTCCTGCAGGGACATGGCGTTTGCACAG CGCTGCACCTGCTCCGGCAAGAGGGGCTGTTCCCGGAGCAGCACCAGCGCCTGAGCCTGGGCTGCCCCGTGCTGGATGCGCTGCTCCGCGGCGGGCTGCCCCTGGACGGCGTCACCGAACTGGCTGGACGCAGCTCGGCCGGGAAGACCCAGCTGGCGCTTCAGCTCTGCCTGGCCGTGCAGCTGCCGCAGCGCCACGGAGGCCTGGGGGCTG GGGCCGTGTACGTGTGCACAGAGGACGCCTTCCCCAGCCGCCGTCTGCAGCAGCTCATCGCCCAGCAGCAGCGCCTGCGGGCAGACGTCCCAGCGGACGTGATCTCGAAGATCAAGTTCGGCCACCAGATCTTCATCGAGCACGCGGCTGATGTG GACACCCTGCTGCACTGCGTGAGTGAGAAGGTGTCAGTGCTGCTGGCGCGGGGCATGGCCCGGCTGGTGGTCGTCGACTCCGTGGCAGCCCCCTTCCGCTGCGAGTTCGACGGAGCGGCCCTGGCCCTCAGGGCCCAGCGTCTACTGGCGCTGGGAGCCGAGCTGCGGCGGCTGAGCTGCGCCTTCCGGAGCCCCGTGCTGTGTGTCAACCAG GTGACAGAGGCCGTGGAGGAGCAGGACTCAGTGGCCGGGCTGCCAGG GATGTCCCCAGCCCTGGGAATAACCTGGGCCAACCAGCTGCTCGTGAGGCTGCTGGCCGACCGGCAGCGCCCCGAGGAGGCTGCGCTCGGCCCGCCTGGCCGCACCCTCAGGGTGGTGTTTGCCCCCCACCTGCCGCCCTCATCCTGCTCCTACGCCATCACCGCCGAGGGCGTGCGGGGGACGCCTGGGACTTTGTGCGGCTGA
- the ZFYVE21 gene encoding zinc finger FYVE domain-containing protein 21 isoform X2 encodes MSSEVAARRDAKKLVRSPSGLRMVPEHRAYGSPFGLEEPPWVPDKECPRCMQCDTKFDFLTRKHHCRRCGKCFCDKCCGQKVALRRMCFVDPVRQCAGCAPVSRREADFYDRQLKLLLSGATFLVTFGNSEKPDTMVCRLSSNQRFLLLDGDGDDHREIEVARIAAVQMLTEGLPPGGGNARATGMTLQYTAPGAEGLAQLTLMASEDADGSRRQATAWLAAMHKAAKLLHESRDQ; translated from the exons ATGTCCTCCGAGGTGGCCGCGCGCCGCGACGCCAAGAAGCTGGTGCGCTCCCCCAGCGGCCTGCGCATGGTGCCTGAGCACCGCGCCTACGGCAGCCCCTTCGGCTTGGAGGAGCCGCCGTGGGTCCCGGACAAGGAG TGCCCGAGGTGCATGCAGTGTGACACCAAGTTTGACTTTCTCACCAGGAAG CACCACTGCCGCCGCTGCGGGAAGTGCTTCTGCGACAAGTGCTGCGGCCAGAAGGTGGCGCTGCGGCGCATGTGCTTCGTGGACCCCGTGCGGCAGTGCGCCGGGTGCGCGCCGGTGTCGCGGCGCGAGGCCGACTTCTACGACCGGCAGCTCAAGCTGCTGCTGAGCG GAGCCACCTTCCTCGTGACTTTCGGGAACTCCGAGAAGCCGGACACGATGGTCTGCCGTCTTTCCAGCAACCAGAG GTTCCTGCTTCTGGACGGGGACGGGGACGATCACCGCGAGATAGAGGTGGCGCGCATCGCCGCCGTGCAGATGCTCACGGAGGGCCTCCCTCCCGGAG GAGGCAACGCGAGGGCCACAGGCATGACCCTGCAGTACACGGCTCCGGGGGCGGAGGGGCTGGCGCAGCTGACGCTGATGGCCAGCGAGGACGCCGACGGCAGCAGGAGGCAGGCGACGGCATGGCTGGCAGCCATGCACAAG GCGGCCAAGCTCCTCCACGAGTCTCGGGACCAGTAA